ATCTGGAGGGGTCCTCAGCCACAGCGGGGGTCCCAGATGATCCTGACCTGGGGATGGGAGGGCCTCTGTCCATGGTTCCCCTGCAGAGCGGGGCCTGTTGAGAGGAGCAGGGGATGGTCTGTTGAAGCAGTGGGTGAAAGGAGAGGCATACAGGAATGGATGGACAGGGCGGGTGCTCAGACCCGACAGCTGAGGTggaggggtggggctggaggctggagtggcCGCAGGGGAGCCTAGAGGGGTAGGGCTGTGATTCCTCCACCTCTGTTGGCTAAGGGACCTCAGGGAGGGCTTCGGAGGCTGGGACCCCGGCTCCCAAGGTCTCAAGACCCTCCTGCTCCCCCTGAAGACAGCAGCGACTGCCTCCCAGAAACCCCCGGTACCCCTGGAGGCTGCAGTCCCCCGCCCCGCCTCCACTCTTTCTCTCTGCCCCgtcttttttcaaaaataattgtgCAGCAGCACCAGGCTGTCTCTGTGCCCCTCCTGCAGGCTGCCCGCTACCCTACCCCTCCAGGTCCCTGGCTCGGCGTCCCCAGACcctgccaggctggcctcgaggTGTGTATCGAGGTGTTCTCCCTGCAAGGTCTTCATCATTCCCTAattgttcacatttatttttctccttccttggtGAGTGgccctgccagcctcagccttgtCTCTCCTTGGTAAGCGTCATTAATGCGGCTTCCGTGCCGCGATCAGAGGGGGCTACCCCTGCCCTGCCGGCCCTGCCACCGCTCCTCTGCCTGCCTCGAGATGGATGTTCATTTATTGCCCATAAATCTCTGCACAGCCCTTTGTGAAGACAAATCGGAGGCCTCCTGTTCCCCGGTGTTGGTTGGGCCAGTCGGTGGTGGGTTTAATTGGCCCTTCCCGTGGAGGCTGCCCCTGCAGGAGAGGCTCGTTGCGGGCCGGGCCGGGTGCACTGCGTCTGCAGAAGGGGCCATTCTCTGCCCCTTACTTTGTCTGGTGTCTGAGGCTGGGCCATGTGCAGGGACAACGTGCGGCTCCTCCCTCAGGCTTCCAAAACATGGCCTCCCCGCATCCACGTGACCTGACAGCAGCCCAGGCCCAGGCAAGGCCCTCTCTCTCCCAGGGGGTGATGCCTGCAGCTTCAGCAGCAACCTCCAGGAAGGAGGCCCATGGGTTCCTTGCGGCGATAcgggagtgctgggaagggaagagcttggtccctttaaatgataggGAAAaggggaagtgctgggtagaggagggtGTGGTCCCTGGCTGGGGCTCCATCCCACAGACCTAGGGGAGGACAGGCATTTTTGCATTTCCCAAGAGCACTCTGAcctgccacacccccatcccATGCCTATAAAAGCTCCCCAGACCCTAGCAGGCACACACAAGCTGCTGGACGTGGAGAGGAGCGGATTAGCAGAGGAGCACTCAGCCGGCTGGACGTCAAGAGGAACGCACTGATGGGCACCGGCATGCCGGCAGGCTACCAACCAGCAGCAGAATGATGtggagtttggctggggcagccagaggagagcccaggcccgactccaggggaaaaccttCCCACTCTGTCCCCTTCTGGCTTCCCCCATTTGCTACCTCCACCTAATAAAACCTCGCACTCATTCTCCGAGCCCACGTGCGGTCCAATTCTTACACCAAGGTGAGAACCTTGGGAtgcagaaagccctctgtccttgcaatgAGGCAGGGCTCTGATTGGGGTTTAATTGAACTGAGTAACAGAAGCCATCTATAGAGAACTAAACTAAAacagcaaaactaaaagagcaccctgtaacacaggCTCACTGGGGCTTcggctgtaaacattcacccctagacactgccgtgGGGTTGGCGCTCCACAGCCTGCCCGTCTGTATGTTCACCTAGAGATCTGAGCAGCAGAGCACTGAAGCAAGCCACATCCCCATTGCATGTCCTGTGAAGGGAACAAGGGGACCTTTCCTGTTTCGCCAGCATACAGCAGGTGCCTAATAAATGCATGGCCAACTGGTCAGAGAGAGAGGGACTCTCCATTGAGCCCAGCCACAGTACAGGCTGGGAGGGCAGGACTCCTGCCTAGCTTGGCACCCTTTCCTGTGCTTTGGTGGCTGTGAGCCTGGCCCTGCCCCCTAGTCAGCAGGCTTCTGCTGACCCCACATGCaatctgctgtttttttttttttttttttttttNNNNNNNNNNNNNNNNNNNNNNNNNNNNNNNNNNNNNNNNNNNNNNNNNNNNNNNNNNNNNNNNNNNNccctggctggagtgcagtggcgcgatctcggctcactgcaagctccgcctcccgggttcctgccattctcctgcctcagcctcccaagtagctgggactacaggcacctgccaccgcgcccggctaattttttgtatttttttttttttagtagagacggggtttcaccatggtctcgatctcctgaccttgtgatccgcccgcctcggcctcccaaagtgctgggattacaggcgtgagccaccgcgcccggcctgcaatcTGCTGTTGGTGCCAAGAAAGTGCTGCCTGTGTGACTCTCAGAATGTCAGGCTGGGTGCTCCTCTACTGAGGTCAGGATCAGGAGTCCCTAGGCCAGCTCTGGGGGGCCCACAGGGCGTGAGGGGGGCTCAGgcagccagcccagcccagcctggttCCACTGcttactgtgtggccttgggaggCTCCCTTGGTTTTCCGGGGCCTGGGGAACCAGGCTCGAGCTTGGTCCTGTGGTCTGAATCCAAGAAGACAGGTTGTGGGTGGGGACAGTTGGAGAGAGGGGCAGCCTCGCCTCAGCCTTGGGACTGtgtggcagaagcagaagcacCCTGTCTGGCCCTTCCGCTGGAGGCCTCAGCCATCATGGCCCTCTGTGAGCTCCTCTAGGGCTGGACCCAAGCAGGGACCTCTTCTCCCATGAGGGTTTACTCATTCCTCAAAACAGGCACAAAAGCAGAGGGCTATCGAGGGGTAGTGACCTGCCCCTGGCTCTGGCCGTGCGAGTCTGGGCACTATGGATCCACTCCATGACCACCTGGCTGGGTGAGAACCAGCCTGGAGGATCAGCGAGAGCTTCTTGGAGAAGGGAGTGGGGTCAGAACTGAATACTGAGCAAAACGGAAGGACCAAGAAGAAGATCCTAAGGAGTTccggggctgggggctggggattGGGAGCCATAGGAGAGACGAGGCTGGACAGGTGCCTGCTCCTCCACCCACTGGCTGAGAACTCCAGGCTTGGCCCGGCAAGGGTCCCCTGCCCCTGGGATCAGGACTTCCCTGCAGCATAGGGGCGGGTGGGCAGTGCGACCTACCTGGAAGGGGCTTCTGGAGAGGTGTGCCCTGGCAGAGCCCCACCTCCCCCAGGAAAAGACAATAGCGCCAGGCCCCAGCCCTGAGAAGCCTGACCAACCAGGGAAGTCCCACGGCCTCCTCCATGGAGCTCCGCCTCCAGACCTAGGGTTGGCACTTTGGGGTCAGGCCAGCTGCTGGGGAGCCCTGGGCCCTgacacatgcaccctcccaaCAGGAGTGGGGCTCTGGGGGCCACTGGGCTCACGCCCATCACAGCCACTCTCCAAGGCCTTGGCACAATGGGGTCCTTGAGCTGATGTGCCCCGGGGGGTGGGCTGAGATACACCCTTTGCTGACAGTGGTCATCGCACTTTTCCCACCTGGGCCTCACGTGGGGAGCCCTACCAAGCCCAGGCTGTGGTATACACAGGGGCTGGGCTGCAGGGCAGGGCTCTGGAGTGGCCTCACCCGGAGCAGGGTGGGAAAAGGAGTCAGCTGGGGTCCAGGCAGGACTAAGGCCAAAGCCACCAGTGAGAAATCTGGGCATGAGGGTGGCCACCAGGCGGGCACCTTGGGGGAAATTGAGTTGAGGGCTGGGCTTCCTCACTGTGGCCGGAGGCAGCCCGAAGGTCAGCTGACCAGACACAGAGCTGCCTCAGTCACAAGCCCGCCACAGCTCAGTGTGCCACCCCTGAGTGACATCCCTAGGCCGACTGGCATAGTGGAGGGAATTGACACCCAGGGTCTTGTGATGTTCCCGGGCACTGGGATGGAGAAGCAGCACAGCACTCTGGGGCACAGACACAGTTGGCAGCGAAGGGTCTGCTCCTGCGTGGCCTTGGGTCCAATCCTGCCCCACACGTCTCTTCATGCCTCtgggcctccgtttcctcatctgtgcctTGGGGACATTAGCAGTGTCTTCCAGCAGGGATGTGAGTGTGAGGTGCCCACTCCTTCCCAGGGAGGCTGCCAGCTGTAGGCAGCCTGGCAGTGAGGAGCCCCCACCCCCGCTGCCACCACAGTGGCCAGCCCCTCCACAAACACTTGCCTCCCTCTCAACTTGCTTCCGGCATGTTCTCGGTCTCGCTGGACGTTAGTTTACCATCGGCTGCTGAACATTCAGCAGCTTCTATTATTTCAGAACTAAtttaaggattaaaaaataattctcccAATTACTATGCAAAGCCCTGGGCAGCCAAATAAACAGGGGGCAGGCGCTCCCATCCAAGGAAAGGGCCCCCCCTGCAGCCTTGGGCAGACAGCTGTGCAGGGCAGCTGTGGTGCAGCTCAGCCCCCAGGGCTCCAGGGGTGGAGTCGGGGTGGCTGAGAGGGATCCCCGGgagcagcccagcctgggcccaGCATCTGAGGGTTGCTTGCCCCTATCCCCTACCCAGGACGGCTGCAGCCACGGTGAGCCCAGCCCCAGCTGTCACCTCCACCAATTATGCTGGGTGGTGCTGCCCTGGCTGGGCCTGTGACACAGGGACAGGCCCATGAACTGTGAAGGATTTGGTCCACAGGGCGCCCTGGGGCTGGCCAGGCATCTTTGGACGGGGCCAGGAGAGTCTGTGGTAGACCAGCAGCCCGCATGGGGTGGGGGGCCAGGGTTTGATACACTCAAGGCTGATTCACGCAGCTTTAATTAGCTTCCTGCACCTGCTCTGGGGTCTGGGTGATCAAGGCTGGGCACCAGCtgccacacccccaccccctgcctggTCCAGCACCTGACCTCAGGGGCCCTGGGAGGGGAGCTGGGGAGCGCCAGGGTGGGCACAGGAAGGAGCTGAGTCCCTGGGCCCTGGTCCAATGCCCCGCCCCCTCCCGGCCCCTCATCAGCAGCGGCCGGCCGGTGAGCTCATCTCTTCCTGGGCTGTAAATATCACCCAAGTGCTCACGACTCCCAAATGTGTCCTCCAGCCGGGCCCCTCTGCTGAGCTCAGCCTGCACAGCCCACACGACACCCCCGCCCAGATGTCTTCTGGGCCTCGACAAAGCGGCCGCTCCTCTCGGCGCCCCCACCTCAGGGACGCGCGCCCCGTGCCGGCTGCTTAGGGCGGACGCCTGGGAGCCCTGCCTGCCGCCTCCACCCCATGGGAGTGTCCGTGCATCCTACTGAGTCCAACTTAAAACTCGTCCACTTCCTTCCGGATCCTCTCACCCCCTCCTCAGGCCTGGTCGGACTGTGCCCaactccccacccctgccactgcACAGGCCCCCACTGTGGCCTGGAGGGGAGGGTGCAGAGCCCTGAGGGCAGCTGGTGGTGACAGCCCCAAAGGTGGCCTGAGGGTGACAGGTGCCTGCTTCTTAGTGAGGAGTGGGCCCAGCAGAGGTAATGAACTCCTTGTCCTAGGAGGTGTACAAGCTGAGGCAGGACCTGCTGTCCTTCCACAAGCCACTGAGGGCGCCAGCATCCACTGCAGGTGGGTCACTCAGCTGGGGCTCAAGGCTCTTTGGAAATGAGTGACTTCGGTTTCCTGGCTCTGACTGCAAGGAGCTCCCAGCCTCAGCTGAGAGCCCTACCCCAGATCCAGCAGTTTGGCTGTATCTTCTCAGGCATGACAGGGGCCACTTGGTAAAAAAACTGGATTAATAAAACCTTGCCCATGCCAGAGCCCAGGCACAGCCTGGCAGACTCCTGGGTCTGGTCGTGGGGTTGCAGAGACTGGGGGTGCCAGAGGTGCTGATGGTGGAGCTCCAGGCACAGGGCAGAGACTGTGCAACATCTTGACACCAGGCTGTCCACAGACAGGCCTCTGCTGGGGCTGCCAAGGGTCTCCTGGGCCCAGAGGGGCTGCAGAGGTAGCCCTGGGCAAACAGCACCCCAGCCCCGCAGGGCTGCCCTGCCTAAGCTGCCCCCAGCTACGGGGCAAGGCTACTGGCCCTAGAACTCAGGTGAACAAAGGGGCAAACTGCAGGTGGAGGTGTGGGCAGCCACATGGGGGGCCTTAGCACCTATGGGCACAGGCACAGGGTCTCTCAGAAGAGACAGTGCATGTGGGATGATCCTGAGGAGGGTAAGGGTCAGACAGGACCACCACATCCTGACTCTGCCCTGTGCTTGATGGGAGAGGTCTGAGCTCCCACCTTGGGCCGCAGCACAGGCACAGAGAAGCTGGCGGAGGAGCTGGGGCCTTGGCTGCTAGGCGCGTCCTCCCCCCTTCTTCTCCCTGCTTCTCCTCCCCCCAGGCTTTTGGAGCCCCGGCCGCCCCCACGACCATCTGGCTCCACCAGCAACGCTCCCCCACACCCTCCCCCACGCCActgtttttctccctctccccctccccagccactgccctggtggggagggggccctttcctgggaaggcttcctggccACGTGGCCCTTCCCTTTTGTTTCTGAGTCCTCTTCGGCCCAGGCCGTGGGAAAGCGTGCCTGTGCATATTTCTGCCTGTGCATATTTTTGCCTGGATGCGTGTGCTGCTCTCGAGtccgtggtgtgtgcctgtgtgtggatATGTGTTCCCTGCCCtgctgtgtgtgcatgcgtgtatgCATACATGGGTGTAGGGACATGCAGACCCACCAGGGCTTGTGTTTGGGGTGGGGGTATGGTGTAAGTGGGGGTGCCCCAGGCACATGCATGTGGGGTCTAGTGTGACCACCGGCAGTGGTGTAAGGGTGCATGAAGCCCCCACTGGGCCTTGAGGCCAGGCCCGACCCGCCCAACTGTCCTTAAGGGCCTTCCTCTCCTGCCACCTGCCAGGGGTAGGAACAGGGTCCCtcatcctcagcctcctcctggggGCTGCCCGGGCCGGCTGACTGGGGTGGAGGGCCCCAGAGCAAATGTCCCCGCAGGGGCTGCTATGTCCAGACCCATGGACCTGGCACGTGCTCCATCAGCCAGGCTCAGTGACGTCAGCCACCAAGCACGCTCCATCTGTGCGGCTGGGGGGGCAGGGGCACCTGACGTTGGAACTGTCCCAGGCTGTCCCACCCGTGGTGCCAGGCATCTCCCTTCTTCTGGGGCCTTGTGATGGGGGAGAGGCTGCCCGTCCAGCACCCACCCCTGCTTCTCATCGCCCACAGCACCCTAGCCTGAGAGGCCACAGCTTAAGAAAAGAGCTCTTTATTCCACGTCGTCCGATATTTTtacacaagtaaaataaaatgcatatctCTATATACCGCGATCTGGGTGGGAGGCGGCGTTCTGGAACAAACGCTGCCACCGAACCCTGTAAACATGATGGGGTGGAGATGGGGGTGGCGGGCGGGAGGCGTCCGTCAGGGAGGGCCTGGCTTGGCCTGCCCCACGGGTCTGCCGCCCGGCTGGCTGGCGGCGTGGAGAGAGACCCCGTATGTACAAACACCTGGCTGCTGAGCACGCTCTTGTGTCCGCTGGGGGTCAGCAGGGCCCCAGCACTGTCCAGAGCACCAGTGCCAGGCCCAGGGGGGCGAGGCTGCAGGCGAGGCTGGGCAGGGCACCTGAGCCCTCTGAGTCACCAGTCCCGCCACCCCCGCTGCCTGCCTGGCCCAGACGGCAGTGGCTGCGGGTGCGGTTCTTTCGGGAACAGCCTGGCCTCCGGCGAGGGCCTGAGGTGGGGAACCCTGGTGGCTCAGAGCCCTCGGGCCGCACTGCGGTGAGCGGGGGCTCAGCAGAGCCAGGCAGAGTCCCAAAGGGGGAGTCATTGATGTGCCGTGGGCCAGAGCCGTTGCCTGGGGGGCTATCACCAGGCGGCACGCGTCCCTTCAGTGCATTGCCTGCTGAAGCCGGTCTCCCAGGCTCTAGTACTGAGGCCTTGTCAGCGGCGTCTGGCTGGCAGCACTTGGGAAGCCCCAGCAGCTCCTCGTCGGTGGCCCTGCCAGTCCAGATGGGATGGTAAGGGCCGGTGGCCACAGCGCAGCCCTGCAGGTCATTGGCAGCTAGGCGTTTCAGGTCACGACCAGCCAGGCGTTGAGGGAGGCTGCAGGGCACCTCGGAGGAGGAGCCGCGGAACTTCTGCAGCCAGGCCCAGAGCGGGCGTGCCCGGCAGTCACACACCCAGGGGTTGTCGTTGAGCCTCAGGTACTGCAGGGCACGCAGGGGTGCCAGGGCCTCGGCGGGCAGCGCTGATAGATTGTTGGCAAACAGATAGAGTGTCATGAGGCGGCCAAGGTCACGAAAGGCGTGTGGATGCACGTGGGCCACGCGGTTCTGGTGCAGCAGGAGACGGTCGAGGCTGTGCAGGCCGCGGAAGGCGCGCTCGGGCACGCTGGAGATGCGGTTGCCGTGCAGGAAGAGGTGTGTAAGGTTGCCCAGGTCGCGGAAGGTGTCATCAGGCAGCGCCTGCAGTGCGTTGTCCTGCAGGTAGAGGTACTGCAGGGCAGCCAGGCCGCGGAACAGGCCTGGACCCAGCTCCTGCAGGCCGCAGCGGTCCAGGTGCAGCGTGTGCAGGCGGCCCAGGCCGTGGAAGGTGGCAGGGTCCACAGACCGGAGCTGTGCATTGTCGCTGAGGTCCAGCTGCTCCAGGAGGGCCAGGCCAGCGAAGGCGGCCGCGTCAATTCGGGCCAGCACATTTGAGTGCAGCCACAGGATGGTGAGGTTGCGGCAGGCGCGGAAGCTGGCAGCTGGCACATGTGAGATGCGGTTGCCGTGCAGGAAGATGCGCTGGCTGGAGGCAGGGATGCCCGCGGGCACAGCCTGAAGGCCCTGCTGGGGGCAGCTTGTTGTCACCTTGGGCTCATTGTAGCATACACAGGCGCCTGGGCACGGGGCTGCCACCCGCCAGGCCTGCAGCCACAGCACCCATGCCAGCAGCCGGCTCCCTGCGGGCAGAAGACAGAGTGGTTAGCAGGCAGGGCAGGGGTACTGGAGAAGTTGGAGGTTTTGCTAGAGCCAGGTGGGCCCTGGGGATTGGGTCTCAGGAAGGCCTGGGGCTAGGTCCAAGATGTGGCCATCACTCCGGGAATCGCGGTGTTGGGATCCCTGCTTCACAGGCCTCATGGACGACGCTGGGCTAGAACATGCCTTGGAGCCACACACTCCACCCTGGAAGCCACATCTGCAGACTCCCCATACCACACATCCGGTGCCCACACACCCGGGAGCAGCCCACTGGGTCACCAGGGGAACTCACTTGAAGGCCTCCTGGAATGGGCGCTGGCAACTGCAGGCACCTCCTCAGGACTCCGGTGAACACAGAGCCCGCACTGCACGAGTCTCCGGGGGTCCCAGTGGGGGTTCTACCCACAGGGCCTAGGAAACACTGCAGCAGGGCTGGGGTCCCTCTGGGTACCTCTGCTATCTCAGAAACAAGCTCCTGGATGCCCAAGGGTGGGGGTAGAGGGCGAGTGTGTCCAGGGCTCGGGAGGAGGAGTCACGTCCCACAACCACCCAGGCAGGCTGCTCCCTCCTCCACACATCCTCCTTTCAAGCACTTCCTGACTTGGCAGGAACCCCCTCCTGAAGCCTCCGCCCCCTGGCCTCATTCTCTGCTCCATCTC
This genomic interval from Theropithecus gelada isolate Dixy chromosome 10, Tgel_1.0, whole genome shotgun sequence contains the following:
- the RTN4R gene encoding reticulon-4 receptor — protein: MKRASAGGSRLLAWVLWLQAWRVAAPCPGACVCYNEPKVTTSCPQQGLQAVPAGIPASSQRIFLHGNRISHVPAASFRACRNLTILWLHSNVLARIDAAAFAGLALLEQLDLSDNAQLRSVDPATFHGLGRLHTLHLDRCGLQELGPGLFRGLAALQYLYLQDNALQALPDDTFRDLGNLTHLFLHGNRISSVPERAFRGLHSLDRLLLHQNRVAHVHPHAFRDLGRLMTLYLFANNLSALPAEALAPLRALQYLRLNDNPWVCDCRARPLWAWLQKFRGSSSEVPCSLPQRLAGRDLKRLAANDLQGCAVATGPYHPIWTGRATDEELLGLPKCCQPDAADKASVLEPGRPASAGNALKGRVPPGDSPPGNGSGPRHINDSPFGTLPGSAEPPLTAVRPEGSEPPGFPTSGPRRRPGCSRKNRTRSHCRLGQAGSGGGGTGDSEGSGALPSLACSLAPLGLALVLWTVLGPC